From a region of the Vanrija pseudolonga chromosome 2, complete sequence genome:
- the kha1 gene encoding K(+)/H(+) antiporter 1 produces MSSIVNGVRRLVARAGINSSVITGLDPTHVDPTNPITLFIIQLVIIIVFTQALGWVFKYINQPKVIAEVIGGIILGPTAFDHIPGFTQHIFPKDSIPYLNLLSNVGLVLFLFVIGLEVDIGVAKRNGRASALISVAGMVVPFGLGAAVGVPVYHKFVDTEKVPFSHFILFICVSMAITAFPVLCRILTATKLLDTKVGVIVLSAGVGNDVVGWVLLALTLALTSSGKGIVALYILLAAVGWSIVLLWPIRKGFVYLARRSGSIENGPTPGMMTLTFLVVFASAFVTGILGVHPIFGGFLAGLIIPHEGGFAIAITEKIEDLVTMLFLPIYFVLSGLQTNLGALDTGIIWGYIILLCVVAFAGKFFGCAGVAKFCGYTWRESGAIGMLMSCKGLVELIVLNVGKQAGIIDERLFSMLVVVALVLTFITTPGTLWIYPYKYHTRGSAEYEDSKNKEKRNKSAREQFLQGAAGGAAGGREFTTRLLVVLQKLEHLAAAMLITQLLEPTTDGTVRNRLSHLENPVESKSTEDLPSYPSSSDEEGQTPVHVDALKLVELTGRTFSVMQSAEKDHLLKSDDALQLYRQFGRLRGIDVTPHITIVGQESYPQAVAEYAQDLSSQLIVVPWTIPSEPIAVEAEEGKTGVTAAVSAFDGIFGSDGSPMYTHFIRNLLNKSTTDVSIFIDRGFSGSTVPGAGQHVFLPFFGGPDDRLALRLVVQLCHHTNVTATVVRISVPDHDNESDEGTVDEHEAHNTLSESAKAHQAAFASNQLTIGGPKSDAQSKVVSDTADNIAWQYYTTADGAAAASALARVNFVAHTSAQPLKDAVAAAENAVTGSQGQRLWRPLLVVTGRGRSRAALNHDRELATLLAERGQNPTIAAELRKTVGDSTTALLLASSQTSEASFLVCEAGQ; encoded by the exons ATGTCGTCCATTGTCAACGGCGTCCGGCGCCTCGTTGCTCGTGCAGGTATCAAC TCAAGCGTCATCACCGGCCTTGACCCCACCCATGTTGATCCCACCAAC CCCATCACCCTCTTCATCATCcagctcgtcatcatcatcgtcttCACGCAGGCTCTCGGATGGGTCTTCAAGTACATCAACCAGCCAAAGGTCATTGCCGAGGTCATTGGTGGCATTATCCTTGGTCCCACGGCGTTTGACCACATCCCTGGCTTCACCCAGCACATCTTCCCGAAGGACTCGATCCCATACCTCAACTTGCTGTCCAatgtcggcctcgtgctcttcctcttcgtcatcggcctcgaggtTGACATTGGTGTCGCCAAGCGTAATGGCAGAGCCTCGGCCCTCATCTCCGTGGCAGGCATGGTCGTGCCCTTTGGCCTCGGTGCCGCTGTCGGTGTGCCCGTTTACCACAAGTTTGTCGACACGGAGAAGGTGCCCTTCAGCCACTTTATCCTCTTCATCTGTGTCTCGATGGCCATCACCGCATTCCCCGTCCTCTGTCGCATTCTTACCGCCaccaagctcctcgacaccAAGGTCGGTGTCATTGTCCTCTCCGCTGGTGTTGGAAACGACGTGGTCGGATGGGTcctgctcgccctcaccctcgctCTCACCAGCAGTGGCAAGGGCATTGTGGCGCTCTACATCCTTCTGGCCGCTGTTGGATGGTCCATCGTGCTTCTCTGGCCCATCAGGAAGGGCTTTGTGTACCTCGCGCGTCGCTCGGGAAGCATTGAGAACGGTCCCACCCCAGGAATGATGAccctcaccttcctcgtcgtcttcgcaTCGGCCTTTGTCACTGGCATCCTCG GTGTCCACCCCATCTTTGGTGGCTTCCTTGCCGGTCTCATCATCCCCCACGAGGGCGGCTTTGCCATTGCCATCACGGAGAAGATTGAAGACCTGGTTACCATGCTCTTCCTTCCTATT TACTTTGTCCTCTCGGGTCTCCAGACCAACCTCGGTGCTCTCGACACGGGCATCATCTGGGGTTACATCATCCTGCTCTGTGTTGTGGCCTTTGCCGGCAAGTTCTTCGGTTGTGCCGGCGTTGCCAAGTTCTGTGGCTACACCTGGCGCGAGAGTGGTGCCATCGGCATGCTCATGAGTTGCAAGGG tctcgtcgagctcatcgtcCTCAACGTTGGCAAGCAGGCTGGTATCATCGACGAGAGGCTCTTCTCCAtgctcgtggtcgtcgcccTTGTCCTCACCTTCATCACCACTCCCGGCACCCTCTGGATCTACCCCTACAAGTACCACACTCGCGGAAGCGCCGAGTACGAAGACTCGAAGAACAAGGAGAAGCGTAACAAGTCTGCCCGCGAGCAGTTCCTGCAGGGCGCCGCTGGTGGAGCCGCTGGCGGCCGCGAATTTACGACGcgtcttctcgtcgtcctccagaAGCTCGAGCATCTTGCTGCTGCAATGCTTATCACTCAACTCCTGGAGCCCACCACGGACGGCACTGTCCGCAACCGCCTCAGCCACCTGGAGAACCCCGTGGAGAGCAAGAGCACGGAAGACCTTCCTTCGTACCCCTCGTCATCCGATGAGGAGGGCCAGACACCGGTTCATGTCGATGCCCTcaagcttgtcgagctcacTGGGCGTACCTTCTCCGTCATGCAGAGTGCTGAGAAGGACCACCTGCTCAAATcggacgacgcgctccagctcTACCGCCAGTTCGGCAGACTCCGTGGCATCGACGTTACGCCGCACATTACCATTGTTGGCCAGGAGAGCTACCCCCAGGCCGTTGCCGAGTACGCGCAGGACCTCAGCTCGCAGCTCATTGTCGTCCCCTGGACCATTCCCAGCGAGCCTAtcgcggtcgaggccgaggagggcaagacTGGTGTGACCGCTGCCGTTTCGGCCTTTGACGGCATCTTTGGCAGCGATGGCTCGCCAATGTACACGCACTTTATCCGCAACCTCCTCAACAAGTCGACCACCGACGTCTCGATCTTCATCGACCGCGGCTTCAGCGGCTCGACTGTTCCTGGTGCCGGTCAGCACGTCTTCCTGCCCTTCTTTGGCGGCCCCGATGACCGCCTTGCTCTCCGCCTCGTTGTCCAGCTCTGCCACCACACCAACGTCACTGCGACTGTTGTGCGCATCAGCGTCCCCGACCATGACAacgagtcggacgagggCACGgttgacgagcacgaggcgcaCAACACgctgtccgagtcggccaagGCCCACCAGGCTGCGTTTGCGTCCAACCAGCTTACTATTGGCGGCCCCAAGAGCGACGCCCAGAGCAAGGTTGTGTCGGACACCGCCGACAACATTGCTTGGCAGTACTACACGACTGCGGACGgtgcggctgctgcttcgGCACTCGCGCGTGTCAACTTTGTTGCCCACACATCGGCCCAGCCACTCAAGGAtgctgtcgctgccgccgagaaCGCTGTCACGGGTTCCCAGGGCCAGCGCCTCTGGCGTCCTCTTCTGGTTGTTACTGGCCGTGGCCGctctcgcgccgccctcaaCCACGACCGCGAGCTTGCGACGCTGCTTGCGGAGCGTGGACAGAACCCGACgattgccgccgagctgcgcaagaCGGTCGGCGACAGCACGACTGCGCTGCTACTGGCGAGCAGCCAGACGAGCGAGGCGTCGTTCCTCGTGTGCGAGGCGGGGCAGTAG
- the Fam96b gene encoding Mitotic spindle-associated MMXD complex subunit MIP18, translating into MSRELDNAAPTIFATSSARRREGLWGDAYAAEAGAVEAASSDEELEEIDAHEVFDLLRSITDPEHPVSLEQLRVVSRDDIHVGGNRVLVYLTPTIPHCSMSTLIGLSLRVRLLRALPSRYRVDIRIKEGTHQSEHAVNKQLNDKERVQAALENSHLLQVVEGCLATAGQRGLATAAAETE; encoded by the exons ATGTCCCGCGAACTCGACAACGCCGCACCGACCATCTTCGCGACGTcctccgcgcgccggcgcgaagGCCTCTGGGGGgacgcgtacgccgccgaggctggcgccgttgaggcggcctcgagcgacgaggagctcgaggagattgacgcgcacgaggtgtttg ACCTCCTCCGCTCGATCACCGACCCCGAGCACCCCGTctcgctcgagcagctgcgcgtcgtgtcCCGCGACGATATCCACGTCGGCGGTAACCGCGTGCTCGTGTACCTCACCCCCACGATCCCGCACTGCTCCATGTCGACCTTGAtcg GCCTCTCCCTCCgcgtccgcctcctccgcgccctcCCCTCGCGCTACCGCGTCGACATCCGCATCAAGGAAGGCACCCACCAGtccgagcacgccgtcaacAAGCAGCTCAACGACAAGGAGCGTGTCCAGGCCGCACTCGAGAACTCGCACTTGCTCCAAGTCGTCGAGGGGTGTTTGGCCACTGCTGGCCAGCGCggcttggcgacggccgctGCCGAGACCGAGTAG
- the ARHGAP15 gene encoding Rho GTPase-activating protein 15, translating to MAMETSYHDNYSDQQRPGHETENGFGYNNNSNSRTRAHYGNINTAVSNTSTQPSTMQASSSSTVSSAPSTTILSTTSDAPTLTNNGMNRRLSTSSTARLDGKDGGPQIGFDEGIIQGLCDVDGPLVLLSDRIKQSIASCKQVASFFRARADVEEKYGRSLVELGRNSNDQYARSEGKSGTFLSAYQQSLKVQETLAQNRLRFAGRLNEMNEELQALAREGEKQRKLHKDNGTRYQSILQESEAVMDKASDTAAKARFDATAEELERILVAKEGADFREAGMLAGNQQPGHNGKKALGNKVKQGLFKAKNPAQLQRHEDDVRARMSAASEAFRKAVIESQALRAEYFNFQLPKVVRLLKDCADELDLGVQYHLTRYAFMYESAVVTEGTTLTPVTAPDDVGLKNIFESIDNRTDFKTFMQNYAVARNTPKGPRREGLYDEGYVPTLPPHVQASQNALAAQNAQQREQQSQQVQQPLQSQTANGAGATAAAVIPPVDPYQPLTVPASSGATFGVELGEQLARDSTEIPKVVTKCAEAIEAYGLDSMGIYRLSGTTSKVQALKAALDKDVDGVNVMDEQWSSDINVISSALKLWFRELPEPLLTYGLYNGFMEAARYDNDRLRHIRLHEQVNELPDPNYATLKYFMGHLDRVRRKEGVNQMSASNLSIVFGPTLLGAPPEEGGLNLEHMNYQCKAIETILEKYQEIFVEEDDDGEKAGGAAPAPASGQASA from the exons ATGGCAATGGAGACTTCTTACCACGACAACTACTCAGACCAGCAACGACCAGGCCACGAGACCGAGAACGGCTTTGGatacaacaacaacagcaacagccgCACCCGCGCCCACTACGGCAACATCAACACTG CCGTATCAAACACGTCCACCCAGCCATCCACCATGCAagcttcctcgtcgtcgacggtatcgtcggcgccgtccacCACGATCCTATCAACAACCTCGGACGCGCCGACCCTTACCAACAACGGTATGAACAGACGTCTGTCaacaagctcgacggcgcgtctGGATGGCAAGGACGGAGGCCCGCAGATTGGCTTTGACGAGGGTATCATTCAAGGCCTCTGCGATGTGGAT GGCCCTCTCGTTCTCTTGTCAGACAGGATAAAGCAGTCGATTGCATCGTGCAAG CAAGTGGCCAGCTTCTtccgtgcgcgcgccgacgtcgaggagaagTACGGACGCAGTCTggttgagcttggccgcAACTCGAACGATCAGTACGCGCGTTCCGAGGGCAAATCTGG AACATTCTTGAGCGCGTACCAGCAGTCGCTCAAGGTCCAAGAGACGCTCGCTCAGAACCGACTGCGATTCGCCGGTCGGTTGAACGAAATGAACGAGGAGTTGCAGGCGTTGGCACGCGAGGGAGAGAAGCAACGCAAGCTG CACAAGGACAATGGAACTCGCTACCAGAGCATCCTGCAGGAAAGCGAGGCGGTCATGGACAAGGCAAGTGACACGGCC GCCAAGGCGCGCTTTGACGCGACTGCAGAGGAGCTGGAACGCATCCTCGTAGCCAAGGAAGGGGCGGACTTCCGTGAAGCCGGGATGCTGGCTGGGAACCAGCAGCCTGGTCACAACGGCAAGAAAGCACTCGGCAACAAGGTCAAGCAGGGTCTGTTCAAGGCGAAGAACCCTGCTCAGCTGCAGCGTCACGAAGACGATGTCCGAGCTCGCATGTCGGCTGCCAGTGAAGCTTTCCGGAAAGCAGTGATCGAGAGCCAGGCGCTGCGGGCGGAGTACTTCAACTTCCAGCTGCCCAAGGTGGTCAGG CTGCTCAAGGACTGTGCGgatgagctcgacctcggcgtgcagTACCACCTGACACGCTACGCGTTCATGTACGAGTCGGCTGTTGTGACTGAGGGCACGACCTTGACACCAGTGACGGCGCCGGATGATG TTGGTCTCAAGAACATCTTTGAGAGTATCGACAACCGCACCGACTTCAAGACGTTCATGCAGAACTACGCGGTTGCACGAAACACGCCCAAGGGACCGAGGAGAGAGGGCCTGTACGACGAGGGTTACGTCCCAACCCTGCCACCACATGTTCAGGCGTCACAAAATGCTCTGGCCGCGCAGAATGCTCAGCAGAGGGAACAGCAGTCCCAGCAGGTGCAGCAGCCACTTCAGTCCCAAACAGCCAACGGCGCTGGTGCTACTGCTGCCGCAGTGATCCCTCCAGTGGACCCGTACCAGCCTCTTACGGTCCCTGCCTCTTCAGGCGCGACCTTCGGCGTCGAACTGGGGGAGCAGCTTGCGCGTGACAGCACCGAGATTCCCAAGGTGGTTACCAAGTGTGCCGAGGCGATCGAGGCATACGGCCTGGATTCGATGGGCATCTACCGATTGTCTGGAACGACGTCCAAGGTGCAGGCTTTGAAGGCAGCTCTTGACAAGG ACGTCGATGGCGTCAATGTCATGGACGAGCAGTGGAGTTCTGACATCAACGTCATTTCGAGTGCTCTCAAGTTGTGGTTCCGTGAATTGCCCGAGCCGCTGCTCACGTACGGGCTGTACAACGGATTTATGGAGGCGGCGCGGTACGACAACGACAGATTGCGGCACATTCGCTTGCACGAGCAGGTCAACGAACTGCCCGACCCCAACTACGCGACGCTCAAGTACTTTATGGGCCACTTGGACCGGGTGCGGCGCAAGGAGGGTGTCAACCAGATGTCTGCGTCCAACCTGTCGATCGTGTTTGGTCCCACGCTGCTTGGAGCACCACCAGAGGAGGGTGGGCTGAACCTGGAGCACATGAACTACCAGTGCAAG GCCATTGAAACGATCCTGGAGAAGTACCAGGAGATctttgtcgaggaggacgacgatggagAGAAGGCAGGCGGTGctgccccggcgccggcgtcgggccAGGCGTCTGCATGA
- the cox12 gene encoding Cytochrome c oxidase subunit 6B, with translation MAEEKTYTQNFVDFHKCVNAKGEEFAPCQQFKRAYLSLCPNEWSNKWNDQVENGTFPASLEP, from the exons ATGGCCGAGGAAAA GACCTACACC CAGAACTTTGTCGACTTCCACAAGTGCGTCaacgccaagggcgaggagttTGCCCCCTGCCAGCAGTTCAAGCGCGCCTACCTCTCCCTCTGCCCCA ACGAGTGGTCCAACAAGTGGAACGACCAGGTCGAGAACGGCACCTtccccgcctcgctcgagcCTTAG
- the dlc-1 gene encoding Dynein light chain 1, cytoplasmic, with protein sequence MSASPTIADPAEVKAIIKSVDMTDDMQQHAVQTAIDALDKYTVEKDVAMHIKKEFDRLYSTTWHCVVGKHFGSFVTHETKNFIYFYLGPIAVLLWKTS encoded by the exons ATGTCGGCGTCACCAACCATTGCCGACccggccgaggtcaaggcgaTCATCAAGAGCGTTGACA TGACCGACGacatgcagcagcacgctGTCCAGACGGCAATCGACGCACTCGACAAGTACACGGTCGAGAAGGACGTCGCCATGCACATCAAGAAGGAGTTTGACCGCCTCTACAGCACGACGTGGCACTGTGTCGTCGGCAAGCA CTTTGGCAGCTTCGTCACCCATG AGACCAAAAACTTCATCTACTTCTACCTCGGCCCCATTGCTGTCCTCCTCTGGAAGACTTCGTAA
- the HSD3 gene encoding 11-beta-hydroxysteroid dehydrogenase-like 3 translates to MPYRQALLALLALPIVAVLLRAPPKPSRETVVAPADERVVLLGASSGVGKDLALAYAKRGARILIVARRAEALQAVADECAALGLDKSRILIVPADITSVDDVIKIRETAEKAWGGIDTLHILAGVPSTRTLLQLSGVDLVADPQDKSPKPRLVPQAIGDSSLAPASLPTKAGLENAVKELRALNEINIVGTVLSLAAFLPLLSSSSKSPAVHHLSSVSAAIPAPMRCLYSATKAGAYMAFETARVECEGSGVRFFSLLPGTIDNEFRTKTAFAQTGGNCEVHNRVNGGWGDKLLLPPRKVVDTVLQSLALSPEPAPLIPYPPFSWLGKLKVPPASTVFLPWQYGAASILQRTPLGYLFVEPNARKKYGMRP, encoded by the exons ATGCCATACAGACAAGCTCTACTCGCTCTCTTAGCCCTCCCCATCGTGGCCGTACTGCTGCGTGCTCCGCCCAAGCCGAGCCGCGAGACGGTCGTCGCACCCGCTGACGAAcgtgtcgtcctcctcggcgcgagctcgggcgtcggcaaggacctcgcgctcgcatACGCCAAGCGCGGTGCCCGCAT CCTCATCgtcgcacgccgcgccgaggcgctccaggccgtcgcggacgagtgcgccgccctcggcctcgacaagtCGCGCATCCTCATCGTCCCTGCCGACATTACCAGCGTCGACGATGTGATCAAGATCCGTGAGACGGCCGAGAAGG catGGGGCGGCATCGACACACTCCacatcctcgccggcgtcccGTCCACCCGCACCCTCCTCCAGCTTtccggcgtcgacctcgtcgccgaccctCAGGACAAGTCTCCCAAGCCAAGGCTCGTCCCCCAGGCCATTGGCGACAGCAgcctcgcgccggcgtcgctgccgaccaaGGCTGGTCTCGAGAACGCCGTCaaggagctgcgcgcgctcaacgAGATCAACATTGTCGGTACCGTgctgtcgctcgccgccttc ctccccctcctctcctcgtcgtccaagtCGCCGGCGGTCCACCACCTCTCGtccgtcagcgccgccatcCCTGCACCCATGCGCTGTCTGTACTCGGccaccaaggccggcgcgtACATGGCCTTTGAGACGGCACGCGTCGAGTGCGAAGGGTCCGGCGTGCGCTTCTTCT CCCTCCTCCCAGGCACGATTGATAACGAGTTCCGCACCAAGACTGCGTTCGCGCAGACCGGCGGCAACTGCGAGGTCCACAACCGCGTCaacggcggctggggcgacAAGCTCCTCCTGCCTCCTCGCAAGG TCGTCGACACGGTCTTACagtcgctcgcgctctcgccCGAGCCGGCCCCACTCATTCCCTATCCTCCCTTCAGCTGgctcggcaagctcaaggtgCCGCCTGCGTCGACCGTCTTCCTGCCATGGCAGTATGGCGCCGCATCGATCCTCCAGCGCACGCCTCTTGGCTACCTCTTTGTGGAGCCCAACGCCAGGAAAAAGTATGGCATGCGTCCATGA